ttctgctgctgctgctgctggtaATGGTCCGGTTCAGTAGCAGCAGTCGCAGTAACAGCAATGGGTTTGAAATGTATCTTCCTCACAGGAAAGGACTCCACGTAATTGTCGAGTTCGGAAGCGGATTCTAAGGTGGAGAGGGGATAGGGGTCCTCAGTGGCAGAAGAGGAGGATGGAGAGATGAGGGAGATGAGTATGCGTGGGTTGAAGGTAGCAGGGCGTGGACGCTTGCTACGAGCACGCCCAGGCACGAAAGTCTCGGGGCTGAGAGGCATAGTCCTGAACCCACCACTACTACTTCCACTCCCAATACCGTTACCGCCAGAGCAAGAGCTACTGCTCTCCAGAACAGAGACTGGGCTGGACGTCTGGAACTGGTGAGAATCCTTGTTGTCCTTgtcattgttgctgctgttctCGTTGTTGACGATGTTACCGCCGATGGAGGACAAGTCCTTATCGATGATAATGCTCCCGGCAGAAAACGAATCTTCGACGAAATTGGACAACCATTCCAGCTGAGCAATGTCTTCGTACTGAGAAGAAAGCACAATTAAGAAATCAGGAGATAAGAATCGAATTGCTTGCTACTAAATCATTTGGACAAAAAATGAGGAAACTCACCGGAACAGACAGCTCTGTGGGAAGTTCTGAAGTAGTGGTGTCGCCATTTTTGCCAGAGAGAACAGAGGAGGTAGAACCTGCCAAAGCGTCTGCCGTAGGAGGCCAGCAAGCACCTTGGAAAGGGTCACATTCCCCTCCAAAACCACCACCAGGTCCACCACCAACCTCGACGTCCTCCATAGGGAAATCCAACAAATCGTCGATGTGGTCGAAGAAATCTCCGCATAGGTCATTGTCTAGATCATCTATAAAGCCCGACCCAatcatctttctctctctctctctctctctctctctctctcactgatAAAACTACATATCatcacaaacacaaacacaccAAATAATTAGTGCTCCTTCCAAAATCTCACACACGCAGAGAGTGAGCAAAGAGAGTCACATACAAAGAAACAAGACCATCAGTtgaaatctgaatttttttgggggggttaaAGAAAATCTGGATATTTAATGTTTAATAATCCTATCCATAAAATCATGACCATAGTACATCATTATAAAAATCACGACCATAATACATCATTATACAAGTAAACCATTTGCATGAGTTAATCCTTCAGCCATTAGCACCTAAAACCAATTTTCAATGAAAACTCAAATTGTAGAGTGAGTAACTTTAGAGTAGAGaaatctttacccaaaaaaaaacttaagaGTAGAGAAATTGCCTGACAGTTTTGTCCAACCTTATGAAGATAAgtttatgggagaatgttctctgtgccgcaacgccggctgcgcccaggcacatggggatgggcgcaatgaccaccctgtccccttgagtggcaagcccatgtgtctggacgcagcctgcactgcggcatagagaacattcttcctaagtttatatattttatggacaagagatctctacGTGGTTGCATGATTTCTACACAAGCAATtctaggccaatgggtgaaCGATAATGGATAAGAAAaaccatcaagtagagatcattttcccatattttataaCTGATTATGATCTTTTACAACTAATGGCCTACCCTACCATTTTCCCATAGTGAGAAAAATTGCTtattaataaaagagaaataaccATCTTTCCTCTTTCAACGAGTACAAGTACAACAACTACCTATCTATGAGTAAAGAGTATTATTAAATAGGATTATTTATACTAAATATTTTATCAGTTCTATTCGGATTCCAATCGGTTTGTTTGTATCATACCCTAATTCAAAATCGGGGATCCGGTTAGGTCCAGGTTTTTTGGTCTGTTTTAACCAGTTTGGGATAGGCTTTGACACCCATAGCTCAAATGATTTAGGGATTGGTATTGTGTCGGACACCAATACTTAATTTCAGTTCGAAGTATCGGTGATTCCATCTTTTGACCCATAATGAAATATTAAgcatcaagggtaaaatagtccaaAAACAATTCATTCCCCCTAAAATCATTCAATTTGGATCTGGGGCTGCCACAATTGCTCTGCTGCGCAAACACAGCAATATGTGAAATGACCGACTTACCCCTATCCAAGTGGgggggggtaaggcagtcatttcacTTCTTTTTACTGTGTTTACGTAGCAGGAGACCCCAATCCTATAACTAATAGCCCCCCAAAGAGTAGTTCGGACTTCGgagtttgggtttgggtttggataGTAGCAAGTGGCAACGAGTCCGGATCAAGTGATCCCCTAGGCGAGAGGGAGAGGCAACGGGACTCTGTGGGACCCAGAAGTGGAGTGAATTAAATTGGAAGCAAACAATTACTACATGGCCACCGACAAAAAGCCAGAGTTGATACACTCTCTAGTAAGATAATAGTGGGCCACACAAATGATGATAACAACAACCAGAGAGACCCTACACGAACGATGTGTGACCACGCTAACAAACAACCTCAACCATCGGATGGGGACCCTCCAACTTTTCTGGTACAGACGACCCAAAGCTTCTACTATTCGTTTTCATTCGGATTCTGGAACCCAAATTATTTTAGGAAAATCACTACCGTCCATTTCTGgaaaaaaataagatgaaactaaaataactaaaaattaaatccccaaaaagaaaaatagtttttttttttcttttgttttaaccAATTACCAGCACCAAGAGCGGGAAACTGGTGATTGGTGAAAGAAAGAATCAGGGAGCGTTGCTCCTATGAAAAAATATACGCAAACGGCGCAGGTTAGCGAGCGCCACCGCCCACTAACTGCGAGCTCGTAAATTTTCAGGCGACAAAGGAGCAAAGAGCAAAtgagtcatgactcatgaccaGAATTGAGATCAAATCCTCTACAGAAAACGAAATTAACAAACAGGATTTCAATAAGGTcaattgaagaatgaatttGAGTTTCCAGAAGCAATACCTTcgaaataaaaaatgagcaaCTCGCAAGGATAGTCTctgtatatctctctctctctctctctctctctctcctaagaAGCTTCTAGTCCTGTATGGCctgtttgaagtttgaactgaCTGACCACTAGCTTGTAGTGAGAAGAA
The nucleotide sequence above comes from Telopea speciosissima isolate NSW1024214 ecotype Mountain lineage chromosome 3, Tspe_v1, whole genome shotgun sequence. Encoded proteins:
- the LOC122656549 gene encoding GATA transcription factor 8-like; amino-acid sequence: MIGSGFIDDLDNDLCGDFFDHIDDLLDFPMEDVEVGGGPGGGFGGECDPFQGACWPPTADALAGSTSSVLSGKNGDTTTSELPTELSVPYEDIAQLEWLSNFVEDSFSAGSIIIDKDLSSIGGNIVNNENSSNNDKDNKDSHQFQTSSPVSVLESSSSCSGGNGIGSGSSSGGFRTMPLSPETFVPGRARSKRPRPATFNPRILISLISPSSSSATEDPYPLSTLESASELDNYVESFPVRKIHFKPIAVTATAATEPDHYQQQQQQKKKKKKLPLPQPSPTSSGSVGYTDQPPQPAAAVRKCLHCEITKTPQWRAGPLGPKTLCNACGVRYKSGRLFPEYRPAASPTFVSSLHSNSHKKVLEMRVKSESSFSPATTPGTPELVPNNNPLLDYI